A region from the Aegilops tauschii subsp. strangulata cultivar AL8/78 chromosome 5, Aet v6.0, whole genome shotgun sequence genome encodes:
- the LOC141022241 gene encoding uncharacterized protein codes for MSPVRGWQEEAAAVIKIVCRDSVRWLPGCALCFQFEALFSHSTRPNATVAGVLRDDISLQPRLSAVAASELEAVQAVLRSVHLYPRADRRIMPWGPETRFSSRAVYRVLSLHGCTDLTSSEIWASRIPSKIKVFARLLTGGRLSTRVNLHAKSCSPTPSCESCGADETIDYLFITCTRAAEVWGRLSVGSLRCVGEALSSAPPESVSRSCWRDGLFVLLWQVWKARNGVVFNRQQCDASAVLQKASDDLLIWSRRFHDHELHQLMVVRTLLLACA; via the exons ATGTCTCCGGTTAGAGGGtggcaggaggaggcggcggcagtAATTAAGATAGTGTGTCGTGATTCAGTCAG GTGGCTCCCTGGATGTGCGCTGTGCTTCCAGTTTGAGGCTCTCTTCTCCCACTCGACGCGGCCTAACGCCACCGTCGCGGGTGTCCTTCGGGACGACATCTCGCTCCAGCCGCGGCTGTCCGCTGTGGCCGCTTCGGAGCTGGAGGCGGTCCAGGCGGTGCTCCGTTCCGTCCATCTCTACCCTAGGGCGGATCGCCGGATCATGCCCTGGGGCCCGGAGACGCGGTTCTCCTCGCGTGCAGTGTACCGGGTGCTCTCTCTGCACGGCTGCACCGACCTCACCTCCTCCGAGATTTGGGCCTCCCGCATCCCCTCGAAGATCAAGGTGTTCGCGCGTCTTCTCACCGGCGGTCGCCTTAGCACGCGGGTGAACCTCCACGCCAAAAGCTGCTCCCCCACCCCGTCATGCGAGTCTTGTGGCGCTGATGAGACCATTGACTACCTCTTCATCACCTGTACACGCGCAGCCGAGGTCTGGGGGCGGCTCAGCGTGGGCTCTCTACGTTGTGTTGGCGAGGCTCTCTCCTCTGCACCCCCTGAGTCTGTCTCTCGCTCGTGTTGGAGAGACGGGCTGTTTGTTCTCCTCTGGCAGGTTTGGAAGGCACGGAACGGCGTGGTTTTCAACCGCCAACAGTGTGATGCGAGTGCAGTTCTTCAGAAGGCGTCCGATGACCTCCTTATCTGGAGTAGGCGCTTCCATGACCATGAGCTCCACCAGCTGATGGTCGTTCGCACCTTGCTCCTTGCTTGTGCTTAG
- the LOC141023242 gene encoding uncharacterized protein, which yields MVVAQQMLSNQVCVSTLLLMELKASSKASSSSYLYMQGTEISKYIWSILVFFLMRNMLNNHLNDSNVSSYKSAAPKMTISLKWLKPTIFIAYGSACLGFALNMEDDQKKDRAKGS from the exons ATGGTCGTCGCGCAGCAG ATGCTGTCCAACCAAGTTTGTGTTTCCACATTGCTTCTTATGGAATTGAAAGCGTCTTCAAAGGCTTCCTCTTCCTCATACTTGTACATGCAAGGCACTGAAATCAGCAAGTACATTTGGTCCATCCTCGTCTTTTTTCTTATGAG GAACATGTTGAACAACCATTTGAATGATTCAAATGTCTCATCATATAAAAGTGCAGCACCAAAAATGACCATTTCTCTGAAATGGTTGAAGCCAACAATCTTCATCGCCTACGGATCAGCTTGCCTTGGTTTCGCTCTGAACATGGAGGATGATCAGAAGAAAGATAGGGCAAAAGGGAGTTGA